The sequence gatGAGTgacttaatttttaatattaccaCATGTTTCATATTCTTCACCACATAAATTACAAgaaacaaattgattttttcattttaaaactatCACTTATGTATATACACTACACACAActgtggttaggttaggtacatATAGAGACACACAGAAAAGCTCGCGCGTTCTGGTCTACCCTTAAACGTATACTTActtgtataattaattaatttatacttAAAACAGGTAAAATATTACGACAATAAGTGGAATACATAATAAGTATGAAATATTATGAGgatcttgaaaaaatatcgaatttgatactcgaaaattaataatatatatatataatataataatatatatatatcaatattttatgcCCTTCCTTACGACGGGATCACACgtgtttgtttttgaaacacGTACTATGGCTATGGAGTGGAGTAACGAGAAAATAATTGGGTATCGTGTATCTAGAGATTCTTCAAACAGAATCATGTTTGTATGTTCCGAAACTCAAAAATTTCAAGAATCATGGAATGCAAAGTGATGCGACAATTAATCGAACTATTACCTTTTAAAACTATtcaagaaatgaaataaaagaaggAAACCTTAATGGGTTATTATAGAACCTATTGaaactttttctttgtttcctttttttcttcattcggtaatgattcaataaataataaaaatttacactTATGAAATACAGAGCTCTGTATCCATCTTGcttgaattcaaataaaatttacgtCGTTTTCATCGCCAATAACGCCACGTTGACCGTTATAATGTAGCCACCCGCTTTAGCGCGTTAAATGGGCATTGACGTTAGCCGCTAGTGTGACCCCAACATTAAGGTTAGGTATCCAactactaaaataaataaaagtatgagAAGACCAATACAAAAACTCATGATGAAACTGATGCAGATACTTTAGTAACCAGAAATCGAAGCATAATTGAGAACATGAGTAGAACACATTCACAATTTAGATGAAGGTAACGAAACAAACCCATTGCAGTTCTGTTTGTCTTTAAGGGAGCTAATTTCAcaaaacagatattttttataaattaacaatttcttttaagAAAAGTAGTTTTATCACAAATAGTGCTTCGTCTTTCcaaaactgtagatattggCGCGAGGCAATCTTCATTACGAAATTAAAGTAAgcagtatttaaaaaaagtgaatgttTGGTGAGGCGAGTTTACGATCTAGGAATCTTCATTGGCCTTACATCGGCCTTCTTACTCACAAATTCTACGAAAATTTATTGACGAATTTTCCTTTTCGTCAAACTCATTTCTTTTAACATGACAACATTTGCTTATTCTACACAAATGATTACTAACTGACTAAATAATCAGTTTggtgaaagaatttttttagaCTAAGCTTATTGGTCTCTTGGACCCCCAGACttaaaaataatggattttttgtAGGGAAAAGGGCTTATAAAGAATACATTCCGAACGATagtgaattatttaattactcGCGCAATTCGATCAATTGAAAGAGAAGAACAAGCTGTCGCATCTAAGTTAGTGGTTATGTAGTTATAATTCAAAtgtgaactttttattattagaaaaatttaaaaatatggatGACAactcatttcaaaatttatatgttttgaTGTGGAttctaaacaaattttttaaataactttttttctatagtttccATAGAATAATAGGTTTTTGAAGAATTTCTGAAGGatacttcattttttaaaactcaaactttaacctcaaaaaataacaattgtgatcgagaatttttttgttccttgAATCCTTTCACCTATCCACAAACGCATTATCATTggaacaaatttcttttttgaatttagttaAGGTGGTAGTTGCTTCAATCAAAGctattttgtgaatatttactAACCTAAATCTTGATCCCCATTGAATAAATCTTCAAATCGTATATTGGCTTCTgctatatcaaaatttatataaaaatcctTGACATTGTAGTAtatgttatcatttttttttattttttccactcGAAGTGTCACAGTTGCGTCAATATTAGCTGAAAagtaaatttgtataaatataatataatcttatAAAATCTTAtacttatttttcaatatacttaTATTATCTTCTCGAAAACattgaacaataaaatttactatttaatttgagagaaattattttgtggaaTAGGAAAGAATACCAGAAAATTTACCGAGTAGTGAAACAAGCCTAATCTTTCAATCTACTCAACTAACGACCTTTCATAGGAAAactacgaggattgctacttaagtttggagatatggcaacactgatgtgaatacgtCAATCCTGACATTGCTATCACgaagtttgatattttatggTGAACGTACTCGGAACATGTTATCAttcgagtgctatttgagttgtttacagatacttgaaacatttatatagatcaaaaaaacgaattaaatCGCTAAAATTTTCGtgcaatgattttttatgactttcaatgtggattaaaccaatagCAGAGTGCTGATCAActtgcttcgacttttggtgatctCTATCTCGAGACACCGTGTTTCGCcggttttccaaattcaattgTGGTCGCACATCGCTACATGATGGTGAATGTCCTCTAAAATTGGCTATTGtgccagaaaatatcgatgctgagcatatattgcaagatcgtcatgtggcACACCGTGAAATTGAGGCtattgacagccaaatgttcatgcaatattgaatgtatgtgagtggaactaatgttttgcattagttccactcgtatacattcaatattgcatgaacatttggctgtcaaaattatttatttgcgTTGGATACCGCTTAATCTGATAATGGGTTAAAAAAAGCTCGTGGAATTTCgtgcaaagaaatgctaaaaaaatcaatagcggtgcttcaaaatatgtttatacGACGAATCATGATTCTATGCATATTAACctaaaactaaacaacaatggACTATATAGGACTTTCAAGACGAgctaaatccaacaaaagttgtttgcgcACGAAACAAATGATTGCCTGTTTTTTTCGAATAACTGAATATGTAGCCACTGTTCCATTAGAGCAGCGCAAAACGTTCAATTCTAAATGGCACACCAGCATTTATTTGCTAGGAGTGTTAGGAAATCCAGAAACTAATCGCAAAAAACtccatcacgacaatgcgagctctcacacatcagctcaaataaaaacatttttgaacagtcaaaacatctaATTGATAGGTCGACCACTCTACAGTCCTTGTTGgtatccaatgatttcttcttattgccgcaaatcaaaaataaatagcgAGGTCatcgtttttctacacctgaaggaACACTTGATGAGTTCAAAtgacatgttttggaggtacctcaattgaaaaaaaaaatgcttcgacaattggttcaaacgcatgcaaaaatgTATCTCTCAATCTCTCAATTCTCTCAACTCGATAGAGAACATTTTGTAAAACAATagagccatatccaattataaagatttgtttttatttgtctgcCTCATAAGTCatgtagcagccctcgtataatTTTTTCGCGGTTTGAagttaatttcataatacttacTATAGTTTGAGGTACTTAAACCTGAACCAGTTATAGGCATCAGCATAATTTTGCCATCCAAGTTATAGTCACAAACAACATGTAATATTGGCAGCAACAGCTTAATTCgcattttatctttttctaaaTCAATTCTGcaacaattcaaataatattaataatacgTATAAATGTATCTCCATGggaaaaattttgcaaatatctACTCCATTCTCTCCGATCgtgaaaatatttgacaaaaatctgtaatttacaatatattccatatttcaaacctaattttttattgctCAGATTCGTCGATTAGTAaagaatattttactttttcaataacaTATTACACTTTTGAATTCTCAAAACACTGACAAAAAACGGATTTTGCCTACATAGAAGTGAGTACCTTATTCGGAGGAAGTTCCACTGTATTTGTAATCAGGGATATAATGCTTTATCGAAGTTTAATCTGTTGTGACATATcgttttttcataatcaattttctaatcaaaatatatcataCTCATCCGGTTTATTTCATAAGATATCTCGGGTACTTACTAAAGGACTGTTCTGGTTATTAGAACTTTTCTTATTCATGTGGCTACATTTAAAAGCAggaaaaaacaaatcatttcaAGTGTGAAATGATGTTTAATTAACGCTAGACATTCCTTTTTCATATCTCTCAAGTTTCAAATCCTGAGATGTCAAGTATTTCTATACTATGATGATAGAAAGAGACATGATTTTTTAATCGTATAAGGATTTACAAAAACCATTAACATcgataaaaatgttaaatgtaGCAGTGGAGTAACgacatgtgaaatttcacttGAAACTTGAACAAAATGTAACTGAAACTTGAAATACTGTAatgttgtatttatttatatgagcAGTTCTTACTCACAAAATAGTGGGATGAATTTATACGCACttacataatttatatatacacTAATTATTCCTTATACACGGTTAACGATTCACTGATATTTATGTACACATTAAACatctattttattcaaaaaaactttttagtttACTTGTCACTGTCTCGGTGTATTCTACTTTCTACAACCGCTGAAactccgttttatatattataattgaattctaGATCTTTTGGAGTCTAGAGATCTCTAGATTAGTGTAAATAAACTATCTCATAACAGTGCACATCCGTCAAACTTGAGCTTGGACAATGACTGATTTTATGGTCTATATCAGAGCgcgaatttgtgaaaatataatcaaagaAGTGTATGGCAGTGTTTGTTTATCACTGGAATGAGCGTTTTACTCGTACTTCTTCCTTAGTAAATTTCCGTTggaataaaaattgttcaagCAATCTCAATCTTCAATCCTCAATGGCTTGTATTTCATCTCTGTCGGAGCTTAGTCTTTCTATTTATTGTGATGATATTGAAGCTCAAAATGTTAATCAACTTTACCAACTTCGTGTTCTTTGTGTTCTTTCTTAATTTCGAGGAATTATAAGGGGAAACAACCCGAATTGTGGAGGCACCAGTCATGGGCTTGACACCAAGAAAATGTGGTAAGTCATTCTGCATTATATATTCCTAATTTCTCAATATAATGAATCATCACATGGTGAAACAGCAGGATGCGGTGCTGTGCGATATACATTTTTCTCCAAGTCTActaaaaaatagatttgaatCTCCCGTGGTAGAGGCAGCTCTGATGTAACTGAGAAAAAAAGACTTCTGCACTGTTTCAAACAAATAGACTAGAAGAAGTCGATGTAGGAATAGGTTTATTTTGAAggtaataatgaataaaattgtattaaaataaaacagaatgAGTAGGACCAATATGTGGCTGTTTTTGGGGTTATAgataactaataaattattgtcaTTATCTATTCCTATATCAGTGAATAAATAACCTTcatcaatatttcattatattctgTTAATCATTGTGATACTCACTTAATATCCTTGATGACGAACTTTGATGGACCGtatactttaatatttttgtattcgGATCGAAGTGCTACTGAACCTGTTCCTTGATCAATAACAACTTCTGGTATCGATAATGGTTCAATACTGGGTATACCCAAATCAGGAATTCCCTTGATTAGTAGAGGTCGTAGTTTTTCTACTGAACTTTGAATACATTTCGCTAGATTTGGGTCTGTTTGATGACATACTTTGAAGTATGatgctaaaataaaaaaaaagtaagttgagtttgagaaaaaaatgttattcaattcTATACAGGAGCatattttattacaacaaaactcacaattacccTGTCAGGTCCTTCCAGCCGAGCATCAGCCAGAAAAATATAAAGCATCGTAAAgcacagtataattgtgagtgagATAAGGAGTTCAATGCTCAATTAAATATAATAGaagtatataatacattatagaaatatttctagtCTTTAGATATACAAGTGATATACAGATTGAATTCAATAGCTAGCATACTATATGTTTTCGAATACTCGGACCCATcgcaattttttaaaaacaattttagattttgtgaaataataacACTCTAATTTTAAAGGCTATAGCTATGGTTAAGTAAACTTGTGAATGGTTGTCAAAAACTTATTCcttattaattacaaaataatgaaaagtaacagagttaaaataattgaatctaATCATTAACATGCTTATGATGTCAATCAATTTATTGGATAATATTCAAAACGGGATCTGAATTTGAACATCTCTTCTAATGACTTGTGGCGAAATTAATCTGTACTCATGACTTTAGGCTGCTTAACAGCTTTATGGCTTAATATCAAGAGCTTAAAGTACTCCCATGAAAATGGATTTAGATATAAAGGTTTACGAATGCCATTCAATGGGCTCCTCTCCATTTGCCTGGTAATACAATCTCATGGGACATACATGTTGAGAAATGGGGACATTGGGACATTAGCATATACAAGTAGGGGAAACAAATGAGTGAATTTGGGTAGTTAGAAATTccaaatattgtataataattaaGACAATTGGTTTTATACAGGCGCAATCCCCGTACATACATTAAATTCTTCTAGGCGTTGAGTATTACTTTTCCGAATCCATTTTTAGATTCTCATCCGcccaatattgaaaatattctttaatcATTTAAGGTAAACATAGACTTATCAGAGAACAGAATGATGCTAACTTCCAGTTGATCCCCATAATTTCAGAACAAGTTATGGGGATATTTTATCAATTCTCGGAGGATCGTATGTTTGAAAGGAAGTTCTTGATGAATTCGGGCTACTGACGACTAgctaatttcaaattcattagGTACTTTCTTTGTAGATATATCAGAATTTTCTGATATCTGATTTCATGATCTTGCTCCATTGATATAATCAATCATTTGTAAAATGCAACACCATATTGAATGATTACACCTAAAGcgattatttgttaatattccATATTCACAAACTTCAAATAATTGTTAACcacatgaaaaatttaatgttcgatttttattgtaaatgcTATGGAATAGACATTTGATATTTCGAAGTTATATCAAACTCCCTAGCCATCCAAATGACCAAATGACagcctatatatatatatatatatatatatatatatatatatatatatatatatatatatatatatgtacatgaaaataatgacaTCGGAAAGCGtagttaacattttttgaaaaaaaatagtatttgagCTACAggatttattccaaaaaactgtctcatatatcattttttgcaGATGTATCTACGATTTCAAAACATAGTAAACATAATCTGCCAATCATAAGATATTGGTTCCGAGAAAATAAACACCTGACTCCTGTACGGCTTCAGTATactcaaaaattgatatttggatgagttttaGAGTTCCAAATCATAGGCTCCTTCtggattaatataaatttaacgaaaaacAATATAACGGAacaatttagttaaaaatatgcGAACCTACcacgtatttttcaaaatactagaTATGCAATGAAAAACTGACATTTATTGATAGTTATAACAATGAGCCACCAATATTCAGTTGTTtgaaaccttgttatttgtaaaattggatattgtttatcaaaatttacttaaatGTTGAATACACCGACATGTTATTAACGTTAGATGAGTGAACTGAACTGCAACTGTTACGAGTTAAGTTGGAATTATAAACTTTTACGTTCACGCACGCACTGACGCTCCCATTGGCGTTCGACTTCACACTCCGTAATCTGTTGAAAGCGAATGAGCGTGGGCGCTAGCGTGAAAGTTTATAAGTTGACATTTATGCAGAAAAGTTCCCTAGAAGAAACttacaaagtaaaaatatatttagggTCATCGAACGATTTTGCCTAGGTATTGAGAATGtgataccaaaaaaaaatgtggtATGCTAAGAACAACAAGAGCCAttagtaaagaaaataattaaaattccgTTGATAAAGATCCAACGATAAGTGTATGGAATATGACAAAACAAATATGTCTTCTTCAAGTACTCAGAGAATACTTAGAGAGCAGTagctacatccttatcattacaAACAGACATCTACCCTTTCCAgttaatttcgttaaaattaatGTTGATGATTCCATTTTAGCCAATCCAAATCAACAAATTGAGATAGTAGTCCGTACGTATAACTCCTATCACCCCAACCAAGTTTACCTATCTTGAAGAATTAGATGGTGCTATCCCTTTTTTGGACACATGATCGAATGGTTTTCCAATCCTTTAACATCAGGCCAACTACTCAACTTTCATTTGAAGCATCCTTGGAGACATAAATTAGGAACAATAAAAGGAATTAGACACAGGGTTCAACGTCTAAGTAGCCCTGAATTTTATGCtgataatatgaataaaatcaatcaaattttcgGAATTAATGGTTACCCAAGAAAGctagttaataaaattataagtgaGAGCACGTAATACAGGTACTTCGAAACGAAagtaaaatgtattataaatttcCTTAAATTAGAGGATTGTTGAAGAAACttggaaattatttcaaaatgcaCTCGTGAAATAATTGTGAGCTGGCATTCTACCCAATAAACAAAATTGGCAACTTATTCAGACAAAACACCTAACCTCCAGCATTCCAatgtgatttaaaaaataaattgtttagacTGCAATAAGAGTTACATTGGTATGACTTAACAGTGATTGAAATCAAGAATATAAGAGCATTAATATGATTGTCGAGatcaaaaaagataaaaaagctCTGGTCCAACATCTAGTGGCCAATCTAGTAATTCAATATAACCATCTTCTGAATGTTTATAAGTAAGACTGTCTGACCGGACTAGTACTTGAtggtaataattataataattccaaCAGTTTTTACCGTTCATGCTTTTGTTAATATTGGACAAGCTTGGAAGTATTTATTCACTGATGTATCTTACCAGGAGAATTATCTCTCAATGCggaatatgtatatatgtattttatattttgactgacgtctaattatttaaaaaggtATGTTTTTTGCAAAGGTTTTTACTCATACGAGTATGTTTATGTAATGGTTTCTTTAAATAACTTTCTTATTGTTCTTCTGTTTTATACAACaatgttctaatttttttatattatatagtttGTCTTAGATGCAGTGTGTAGATATTTATATTAGTACACTATCTGATTATTGTTTCActtctaatttcacaattttttgtttacttgtttatcttcatcaaaGTTTGAAGTATAatgtacaatatatttttagcttcgataaatatcaaataaataaaagatcgGAACGTTGgcattttgaaaaactcttggacagttttattttgagtcctcaaacCGCAACACCATTCTAAATTACAAAGTCCAGGAGATCTTGTCAAACGATCTACCGATTAGAGTGGAATTTTGTCAAACATTCTTCGAAAAGACGTACGTATCTCCATCGCACTTTGATGGAAGGTGTCGTAATTGGAACCATTTTCTGAATCAATACATTGGTAGACGTGCAGAAGCTTTTCGGTCATGCGATTCTAATCGTTTAGACAACGCAGTTTGATCGTATCTTAAGAAAACAATTTATGTTACAAGATAAATTCACGTTAAGAACTGAAAGATGGAAATCAACTTCACTTCATTGACCTCCTAGAAGATTGATGAATTCTTTAAAAGGATATACTTCTgtaactttgtagaattttaatTCATGTTCTTTGtcttaatttcaattttttacttgtGATTTCCTcttcaatcaataaatttatcatttcttaATACAACAGTTATTACTCCATTATgttcaatcaaaatattccgaaaacagCACACAACATCGAATTTTACCTTTTTGGCGTAAAATTGATTGATGTTCAAGATCATTcaaaacttttatgaaaaaagctAGCCTTAAAATAGTTATACTCAATATTATTGGTATGAACCGTGTACTAACATCTTCTATGAGAGTTCGATCTGAAAGCAAATTTATGGGATGTATTAGCTTTTAAAAcaaattcgtataaaatttcatttcaatgcTTCCAGTACTTACGGCAAAAtcgtaaatatatatatatatatatatatatatatatatatatatatatatatataaatttattttcttcatcttgaatagataacgaaatttttttattgaacgaaccttaatttttttccagttttcaacTACTAATCTTAGAGGCGGGTCCATCTTTATTTGAAGCACCTTTCATAAATAAAACTTAAGTTAACTTTTATTacgtaaatttaaattttttgatatattggaTCCTAATTAAATgtacttcaaaattattaatattgttatttattattaaattgaataaatattttcatacaaataattttatgttctgTTCTTATTAACTTAAACTTtgctaaattttttttcattatataattttctataagatctatatagtttttaaaacaaaaaatgatatagtTTTGAATTCATGTGGGAATGTCATTGAAttgattgtatatttttatactataatatataattttttctacgtccgttataatattcacgttttttttttcattcatttgcattcataaagaatgtaatttctgaaacggtcaaaaagcgtgaaaaaaaatACCGCAGGGGTCCATTTTTccgtaacgtgtcattttttaacgcaattataaaattgttttatgaaaatagtggACTGTGAACGCTttttttctcatgtcaattcgtttctccgataaactgtcacacttttatatCTTGATATTCTTTCAAGAAAATTCATTCTGTGTCcaattaaaaggagtgtagtattattattagtgatggagagaattagtgaagaaagtttaaactgcacaccagtAGATGTTGTtaaatcggcaactgcagcgactatgaatcttatCCCCGAGAAATCCATGGAACAATataggaatataattcttttatggagtggtGTACTAAAAAATGCttaaacagcttcacagaaagagtgttactagcttactttgaaacgaAATCCAAATTGTGGAAGTCTTCAGCACTTTGGTcgatttattcaaaactgaaaggcaccctatggtaaataacgacgttgacatcagtaaatactaaaaaactcattgcatatttgaacaataaatcagttggctatagacccaaGAAATCTAAAATATCtgcccgtgaagaaattaagTTTCTGTTGCCagctccagacgatcattaCCTCATCCATGAGGTATGGCAGCAAAacattttaatgtaagcttagatattatttgtaacatattTCAGGTTGCTCtaatattcggaat comes from Diorhabda carinulata isolate Delta chromosome 8, icDioCari1.1, whole genome shotgun sequence and encodes:
- the LOC130897009 gene encoding protein takeout-like, which gives rise to MRIKLLLPILHVVCDYNLDGKIMLMPITGSGLSTSNYTNIDATVTLRVEKIKKNDNIYYNVKDFYINFDIAEANIRFEDLFNGDQDLGEAMNLFLNDNWKQIANEIKPVLEDNIAMILKKFANKIFHKYPRNILLPK